The Chloroflexia bacterium SDU3-3 genome has a segment encoding these proteins:
- a CDS encoding DUF1992 domain-containing protein, giving the protein MQQQDPDRDEERDERPQPITPRRPGSFIDQQIAQAEAAGQFANLPGQGQPLPSADDRFVPEEDRLGYRMLGTTEFSPPWIEARKDIDEERRRIDGWLVHANDRWPHLDGAGRTKLQGEFRQKLEGLRSMILDYNLRVPPSVGQMRGLELARELRRLGVE; this is encoded by the coding sequence ATGCAACAGCAAGACCCTGATCGGGATGAGGAGCGTGACGAGCGCCCCCAGCCCATCACGCCGCGCCGCCCTGGCAGCTTTATCGACCAGCAGATCGCGCAGGCCGAGGCCGCCGGGCAGTTCGCCAACCTGCCTGGGCAAGGCCAACCGCTCCCATCCGCCGACGACCGCTTTGTGCCCGAGGAAGACCGGCTGGGCTATCGCATGCTGGGCACTACCGAGTTCTCGCCGCCCTGGATCGAGGCCCGCAAAGACATCGACGAGGAGCGCCGCCGGATCGATGGCTGGCTGGTGCACGCCAACGACCGCTGGCCCCACCTGGATGGCGCTGGCCGGACCAAGCTGCAGGGCGAGTTCCGCCAGAAGCTTGAGGGCCTGCGCAGCATGATTCTCGACTACAACCTGCGCGTGCCGCCGAGCGTGGGGCAGATGCGCGGCCTAGAGCTGGCCCGCGAGCTGCGGCGGCTGGGCGTCGAGTAG